The following coding sequences lie in one Mustelus asterias chromosome 6, sMusAst1.hap1.1, whole genome shotgun sequence genomic window:
- the LOC144495306 gene encoding phosphoserine aminotransferase-like isoform X1 → MENGRKQVINFGAGPSKLPLPVLLQAQKELLDYKGLGISVLEMSHRSSDFVKIVNAAENDLRELLNIPENYKVIFLQGGGTGQFSAVPLNLIGLKEERCADYVVTGSWSANAAKEAAKYGKVNIVHPKLDAYIKIPDPSSWNLNPNASYVYYCANETVHGVEFSFVPDTKGTVLVCDMSSCFLSKPVDVSKFGLIFAGAQKNVGCAGVTVIIIREDLLGFALKECPVIFDYKVQGNSNSLYNTPPTYSIYVMGLVLQWIKKCGGAPVMEQKSIAKSKLIYDIIDGSNGFYVCPLASICRSRMNIPFHVGNANGDSALETEFLDKAAKHNMMSLKGHRSVGGIRVSLYNAVTVEEAQKLAEFMINFMKEHLV, encoded by the exons ATGGAAAATGGGAGGAAGCAAGTTATCAACTTCGGGGCTGGTCCTTCCAAGCTGCCGCTACCG gtcttgctacaagcACAGAAAGAGCTGTTGGATTACAAGGGACTTGGCATTAGTGTTCTAG AAATGAGCCACAGATCCTCAGACTTTGTCAAAATTGTCAACGCAGCAGAAAATGATCTACGAGAGTTGCT AAATATACCAGAAAACTACAaggtgatttttctccagggaggTGGAACTGGTCAGTTCAGTGCTGTCCCTTTAAATCTTATTGGATTAAAAGAAGAAAGATGTGCCGATTATGTAGTTACTGGATCCTGGTCTGCCAATGCTGCCAAAGAGGCGGCAAAATATGGAAAAGTGAACATTGTCCACCCCAAGCTTGATGCATACATAA AAATTCCAGATCCAAGTAGCTGGAATTTGAACCCGAATGCCTCCTATGTTTATTATTGTGCCAATGAGACTGTACATGGTGTGGAATTTTCCTTTGTCCCGGACACAAAAGGAACTGTGTTGGTCTGTGACATGTCGTCATGCTTTCTTTCAAAACCAGTGGATGTCTCTAAG TTTGGTTTGATTTTTGCTGGTGCTCAGAAGAATGTTGGTTGTGCTGGAGTGACTGTGATAATAATCAGAGAGGATCTTTTGGGGTTTGCACTGAAAGAATGTCCAGTAATTTTTGACTATAAAGTACAAGGGAATAGCAATTCCCTCTACAACACTCCACCAACCTACAG CATTTATGTCATGGGTTTGGTCTTGCAGTGGATTAAGAAGTGTGGGGGTGCTCCAGTGATGGAGCAAAAGAGTATTGCTAAATCCAAGCTGATTTATGATATTATTGATGGATCCAATGGATTTTATGT GTGTCCACTTGCTTCAATCTGTAGAAGCAGAATGAATATTCCATTCCACGTTGGAAATGCTAATGGGGACAGCGCTCTTGAAACTGAGTTTCTCGACAAAGCTGCTAAACATAACATGATGTCCTTAAAAGGCCACAG GTCTGTTGGTGGAATTCGTGTTTCCCTCTATAATGCTGTGACAGTGGAAGAAGCTCAAAAACTGGCAGAGTTTATGATCAACTTTATGAAGGAACATCTTGTGTAA
- the LOC144495306 gene encoding phosphoserine aminotransferase-like isoform X2, producing MENGRKQVINFGAGPSKLPLPVLLQAQKELLDYKGLGISVLEMSHRSSDFVKIVNAAENDLRELLNIPENYKVIFLQGGGTGQFSAVPLNLIGLKEERCADYVVTGSWSANAAKEAAKYGKVNIVHPKLDAYIKIPDPSSWNLNPNASYVYYCANETVHGVEFSFVPDTKGTVLVCDMSSCFLSKPVDVSKFGLIFAGAQKNVGCAGVTVIIIREDLLGFALKECPVIFDYKVQGNSNSLYNTPPTYSIYVMGLVLQWIKKCGGAPVMEQKSIAKSKLIYDIIDGSNGFYVCPLASICRSRMNIPFHVGNANGDSALETEFLDKATC from the exons ATGGAAAATGGGAGGAAGCAAGTTATCAACTTCGGGGCTGGTCCTTCCAAGCTGCCGCTACCG gtcttgctacaagcACAGAAAGAGCTGTTGGATTACAAGGGACTTGGCATTAGTGTTCTAG AAATGAGCCACAGATCCTCAGACTTTGTCAAAATTGTCAACGCAGCAGAAAATGATCTACGAGAGTTGCT AAATATACCAGAAAACTACAaggtgatttttctccagggaggTGGAACTGGTCAGTTCAGTGCTGTCCCTTTAAATCTTATTGGATTAAAAGAAGAAAGATGTGCCGATTATGTAGTTACTGGATCCTGGTCTGCCAATGCTGCCAAAGAGGCGGCAAAATATGGAAAAGTGAACATTGTCCACCCCAAGCTTGATGCATACATAA AAATTCCAGATCCAAGTAGCTGGAATTTGAACCCGAATGCCTCCTATGTTTATTATTGTGCCAATGAGACTGTACATGGTGTGGAATTTTCCTTTGTCCCGGACACAAAAGGAACTGTGTTGGTCTGTGACATGTCGTCATGCTTTCTTTCAAAACCAGTGGATGTCTCTAAG TTTGGTTTGATTTTTGCTGGTGCTCAGAAGAATGTTGGTTGTGCTGGAGTGACTGTGATAATAATCAGAGAGGATCTTTTGGGGTTTGCACTGAAAGAATGTCCAGTAATTTTTGACTATAAAGTACAAGGGAATAGCAATTCCCTCTACAACACTCCACCAACCTACAG CATTTATGTCATGGGTTTGGTCTTGCAGTGGATTAAGAAGTGTGGGGGTGCTCCAGTGATGGAGCAAAAGAGTATTGCTAAATCCAAGCTGATTTATGATATTATTGATGGATCCAATGGATTTTATGT GTGTCCACTTGCTTCAATCTGTAGAAGCAGAATGAATATTCCATTCCACGTTGGAAATGCTAATGGGGACAGCGCTCTTGAAACTGAGTTTCTCGACAAAGCT acctgctga